The Deltaproteobacteria bacterium region TCTTTGATCACTTGCAGCGAGTGAGGGAAGGTCGAATCTGCATGCGGGAAGTCCGATGCCCACATGTAGTTATCCGCACCGAAAAACTGCCATGTCCCTGGGCCGAGCGGATCATCTTGGAACGTTGCCCACACATTGCGTTTCACATACTCACTCGGTTTGAGTGGTAATTTCTTCGCATTGGCCACCTTGGCATGGACATGATCAAGCCGATGCGCCCAATTGGGAATCCACCCCACGTCGTTCTCCGCGGAGACCATCTTGAGATTTGGAAAGCGCTCAAACACACCGCCATACACCATGCGCGTGAGGCATTGCTCGACAACATGGACCACGTGGATTTGCAGATCTGCCTGGGTTGGCATAGCCGACGTCAAAGGCATGCCTGACACTAACGGTTTGTGGAGCGAAATTGGCAGTCCAGTCTCAGAACACACGCGCCACAGCGGGTCAAAATGCTCGTCACTGTAGGGGCGGTCAATCGTGTCGGAGGCAAGAATCAAAACTCCCTTGAGGCCTAGCTTTGCGCAGCGTTCGATCTCCGTGACATCGGGCAGTGCTTGCAAGGTGTACATGCCAATGCCGGCCAACCGGCGTGGGCTGTGCCTGCAGAATTCCGCAAGCCAGTCGTTATACACACGTAACGCCGCCTGCTGCAGCTCGATATCTTTCATATTCAACAAGACGATACTGAGGCTCGAATAGAGCACCTCAGCGACGACCCCATCGAGGTCTTGATCTTTCAAGCGTTCGACCGGGTCCCAGCCACTCGGTCGGGCTGCTTCGTAGCCTTTTTTCATGTGTTCGCGCAACTCGTCACCGCTGCGGCCAGCGGCGAAGGTCCCCGCGACCGCAAGCGGATGAATGCCGGGCGCGACAAACAGATAGGCTGGGCCATTGGGTTTCTCGTTTTTGATCACTCGTGGTGCATCGTCACGGTACTTGCGGTCGAGGCGCTCACGCCACAGGTCACCCGGCTCAGTCATGTGTGAATCTGCGGAAATCACTTTTTGCATAGTCATGTCATAGCTCCTTCAGTCTGCTATTTACCGGGGTGCACCACCTGGCCTGGCAAAATGCCTGTATGACGGTGACCCTCGTATAGCACTTGGCCATTGACGATCGTGTACGCAATACCCTCAGCTTGCGTTACTAAGCGCCGTCCGCCGCCGGGCAGGTCATGGCGAATCCCTGGACGCTCAGGAGAGCTGATGGTCGTGAGATCGAAAATTGCCAAGTCCGCCGCTAGTCCAGTGCGCAAGACTCCACGGTCCGTAATGCCAAAGAACTGGGCCGGTTCTGAGGTTATGCGTTGAACGGCGCGCTCGAGTGAAATCGCTTCTTTATCGCGGACGTAGGTCCCTAACAGATAGCTTGGGTATCCGGCATTGCACAGCATGTCGACATGCGCCCCACCATCAGAGATACCGATCAACGTGCGAGGGTCATTAAACTTCTTGCTGACGCGTTCCTCGTCGATGTCAAGCAACGGGATCATATAGTCGACAGTGAGATCGTCTTCCACGGCGATGTCGAAAAATGCTTCCAGTGGGTCCACGCCGCGCTCCTGAGCGATCTGGGCGATACTT contains the following coding sequences:
- a CDS encoding amidohydrolase, translating into MTMQKVISADSHMTEPGDLWRERLDRKYRDDAPRVIKNEKPNGPAYLFVAPGIHPLAVAGTFAAGRSGDELREHMKKGYEAARPSGWDPVERLKDQDLDGVVAEVLYSSLSIVLLNMKDIELQQAALRVYNDWLAEFCRHSPRRLAGIGMYTLQALPDVTEIERCAKLGLKGVLILASDTIDRPYSDEHFDPLWRVCSETGLPISLHKPLVSGMPLTSAMPTQADLQIHVVHVVEQCLTRMVYGGVFERFPNLKMVSAENDVGWIPNWAHRLDHVHAKVANAKKLPLKPSEYVKRNVWATFQDDPLGPGTWQFFGADNYMWASDFPHADSTFPHSLQVIKDNFAGVPVDVTHKIVFDNVNKLYNLGISSPRDAEPTVTGADSSRSAHSAANTSHSGNAPRLRFVMRARTYLSTTPQVGGI